A single region of the Enterococcus mundtii genome encodes:
- the ftsZ gene encoding cell division protein FtsZ, producing the protein MEFSIDNNINDGAVIKVIGVGGGGGNAVNRMIEENVKGVEFITANTDVQALKNSKAETVIQLGPKYTRGLGAGSQPEVGQKAAEESEQSLREALEGADMIFITAGMGGGTGTGAAPIVAGIARELGALTVGVVTRPFTFEGPKRGRFAAEGIARLKENVDTLLIISNNRLLEVVDKKTPMLEAFREADNVLRQGVQGISDLITAPGYVNLDFADVKTVMANQGTALMGIGVASGEERVIEATKKAISSPLLETSIDGAEQVLLNITGGLDMTLFEAQDASDIVANAATGDVNIILGTSINEEMGDEIRVTVIATGIDETKKERKSSRPARQTSTQTQSSAQSNRLDMDQAKPITAEDESSFGDWDIRREQNVRPKVDESNYETIEKKEFDTFNREETKTKGDDELNTPPFFRRKK; encoded by the coding sequence ATGGAATTCTCAATTGATAATAACATCAATGACGGCGCAGTCATCAAAGTAATCGGCGTCGGTGGCGGAGGCGGAAACGCTGTAAACCGTATGATTGAAGAAAACGTTAAAGGTGTTGAATTTATCACTGCCAACACAGACGTCCAAGCATTAAAAAATTCAAAAGCTGAAACAGTGATCCAATTAGGACCTAAATACACACGTGGTTTAGGTGCAGGTTCACAACCAGAAGTTGGCCAAAAAGCAGCTGAAGAGAGTGAACAATCTCTACGTGAAGCATTAGAAGGCGCAGACATGATCTTCATCACTGCTGGTATGGGTGGTGGAACTGGTACTGGTGCTGCACCGATCGTTGCTGGAATTGCTAGAGAATTGGGTGCATTGACAGTAGGTGTTGTCACTCGTCCATTTACATTTGAAGGACCAAAACGTGGCCGTTTTGCTGCGGAAGGTATCGCACGTTTGAAAGAAAACGTAGATACATTATTGATCATCTCAAACAACCGACTTCTTGAAGTCGTTGATAAAAAGACACCAATGCTTGAAGCATTCCGCGAGGCAGATAATGTCTTACGCCAAGGTGTGCAAGGTATCTCTGATCTAATCACTGCACCAGGTTACGTAAACTTGGATTTTGCTGATGTGAAAACAGTGATGGCAAACCAAGGTACTGCTTTGATGGGTATCGGAGTAGCAAGCGGTGAAGAACGCGTTATCGAAGCAACGAAGAAAGCAATCTCTTCTCCATTATTAGAAACATCGATCGATGGGGCAGAACAAGTCCTATTGAACATCACTGGTGGCTTGGATATGACGTTATTCGAAGCACAAGATGCTTCAGATATCGTAGCAAATGCAGCAACTGGCGATGTAAATATCATCTTAGGGACATCGATCAATGAAGAAATGGGCGATGAAATCCGTGTAACGGTCATTGCTACAGGTATTGATGAAACAAAAAAGGAACGGAAGTCTAGTCGTCCAGCTAGACAAACGTCAACTCAAACGCAATCTTCTGCTCAAAGCAATCGATTAGACATGGACCAAGCAAAACCAATTACTGCTGAGGATGAAAGCAGTTTTGGTGATTGGGACATCCGCCGCGAACAAAATGTTCGTCCAAAAGTGGATGAGTCTAATTACGAAACTATTGAGAAAAAAGAATTTGATACATTCAATCGTGAAGAAACAAAAACAAAAGGTGACGACGAATTGAATACACCGCCGTTTTTCCGTCGTAAAAAATAA
- a CDS encoding YggS family pyridoxal phosphate-dependent enzyme: MIADNLQNIKQDIQDSCALVHRDPKEVTLVAVTKSVESLQAEELINAGVTHCAENRVDKLLQKKQDLLKYSEVKWHLIGNLQRRKVKLIVNEIDYFHALDSLKLAEEIQKRLEKQLACFVEVNVSGEVSKHGISPAELLPFLESLAAYPNIQVVGLMTMAPKDASAEQIHKVFETLRELRDLAQSKQYTHAPCTELSMGMSQDFQLAIEEGATFIRVGTALFKDEEEE, from the coding sequence ATGATTGCTGACAACTTGCAGAATATCAAGCAAGACATTCAGGATTCGTGTGCTCTTGTTCATCGTGACCCGAAAGAAGTGACATTAGTAGCTGTTACAAAATCTGTAGAGTCACTCCAAGCTGAAGAATTAATCAATGCTGGAGTCACACATTGTGCAGAAAATCGTGTCGATAAATTGTTGCAAAAAAAACAAGATTTGCTTAAATATTCTGAAGTGAAGTGGCATTTAATTGGTAATTTACAACGCAGAAAGGTAAAATTGATTGTAAATGAAATTGATTACTTTCATGCGTTAGACAGTTTGAAATTAGCAGAAGAAATCCAAAAAAGATTAGAAAAACAGCTAGCTTGTTTTGTGGAAGTCAATGTGTCTGGTGAAGTATCGAAACACGGTATCTCACCAGCGGAGCTTCTACCTTTCTTAGAATCTTTAGCAGCCTATCCAAATATACAGGTAGTGGGACTTATGACTATGGCACCGAAGGACGCTTCTGCTGAACAAATTCATAAAGTATTTGAAACGCTGAGAGAATTGCGTGATCTTGCCCAATCAAAACAATACACACATGCACCATGTACCGAACTGAGCATGGGGATGAGCCAAGATTTTCAACTTGCAATTGAAGAAGGAGCTACATTTATCCGTGTAGGAACAGCGCTATTCAAAGACGAGGAGGAAGAATAA
- a CDS encoding RNA-binding protein has translation MDANVYQHFRVDERSFIDSVGDWIEQVQSQYAPYLTEFLDPRQCYILETLIRQNSDLRFQLYGGYEQAERKRCLIFPDYYEPVDEDFEMSLYEVHYPSKFANLSHGKILGTLVGTGIKRSYFGDIISDDERWQVFIANEVDHFVVNQVTKIGKVAVRLEEIKYTDMVLPKDSWMQERGTVTSLRLDTVISEIYNISRQRSKQLIEAGKVKVNWTENTKPDFLLELLEIVSIRGYGRIQIQDLEGKTKKDKCRVLFGVLRK, from the coding sequence GTGGATGCGAATGTATATCAACATTTCCGAGTAGATGAACGTTCTTTTATCGACTCTGTCGGAGATTGGATTGAACAGGTCCAGAGTCAGTATGCACCATATCTGACAGAATTTCTTGATCCGAGACAGTGCTACATCTTAGAGACCCTGATACGTCAAAATAGTGACTTGCGTTTTCAGTTATATGGTGGGTATGAGCAAGCGGAACGGAAAAGATGCTTGATTTTCCCAGACTATTATGAGCCTGTTGATGAAGATTTTGAAATGTCATTATATGAAGTCCATTATCCCAGTAAATTTGCCAATTTAAGCCATGGGAAGATCCTAGGTACATTAGTTGGTACAGGGATAAAACGTTCATATTTTGGTGATATTATTTCAGATGATGAACGATGGCAAGTTTTCATTGCAAATGAAGTCGACCACTTTGTCGTTAATCAAGTGACTAAGATCGGAAAAGTAGCTGTACGCTTAGAGGAAATCAAGTATACAGATATGGTCTTGCCAAAAGATAGCTGGATGCAAGAAAGAGGAACGGTCACTTCACTTAGACTGGACACTGTGATATCGGAAATCTATAATATATCCAGACAACGTTCGAAGCAACTGATCGAAGCAGGTAAAGTAAAAGTCAATTGGACAGAAAATACAAAACCGGACTTTCTACTTGAGTTATTGGAAATTGTTTCGATCAGAGGGTATGGTAGAATACAGATCCAAGACCTTGAGGGGAAAACGAAAAAAGACAAGTGCAGGGTGTTGTTTGGTGTATTACGTAAATAA
- a CDS encoding cell division protein SepF encodes MSLLNRGAIANFFGLADEEEYEYEDYPEQQQVAKQPTKSNTQYQQHSPAVSQPIEKKQRPATTSRPVGLENAPMNETKKVIELHQTSTKNTQKDQRQTRPSVQPNTQVAGKITVMEPRAYSEAMTIAKRIIAGEATLVNFRLVEEKQARRIVDFLTGTVYALDGDIKRVGDEIFLCTPAGLEIDSSTAQSFADGSMFDL; translated from the coding sequence ATGTCACTTTTAAACAGGGGAGCAATTGCTAATTTTTTCGGATTAGCGGATGAAGAAGAGTACGAATACGAAGATTATCCTGAACAACAACAGGTTGCCAAGCAACCAACTAAATCAAACACACAGTATCAACAACATTCTCCAGCTGTTTCACAGCCGATTGAAAAAAAACAACGTCCAGCGACGACATCTCGTCCGGTTGGTCTTGAGAATGCGCCGATGAACGAAACAAAAAAAGTCATTGAATTACATCAAACTTCTACAAAAAATACGCAAAAAGACCAACGACAAACGAGACCATCTGTTCAACCTAACACACAGGTAGCAGGAAAAATCACAGTGATGGAACCTCGTGCCTACTCTGAAGCGATGACGATTGCTAAAAGGATCATTGCGGGAGAAGCAACATTAGTCAATTTTCGATTAGTAGAAGAAAAGCAGGCTCGACGTATCGTGGATTTCCTAACAGGGACAGTCTATGCGTTAGACGGCGATATCAAACGAGTAGGTGATGAGATTTTCCTTTGCACACCTGCTGGTCTGGAAATCGATAGTTCAACGGCTCAATCTTTCGCAGATGGCAGTATGTTTGATCTGTAA
- a CDS encoding YggT family protein encodes MLLNLISRAAYFYSMILVVYALLSWFPGGYQSSLGRILAKICEPYISLFDRLPLRFGPIDFTILASILILNLAVQGLQHIVLWMITFAI; translated from the coding sequence ATGTTACTTAATTTAATTTCACGTGCTGCATACTTTTACAGCATGATTCTAGTAGTTTATGCGTTACTATCTTGGTTTCCTGGAGGGTACCAATCTAGTCTTGGACGTATATTAGCAAAGATTTGTGAACCATATATCAGCCTATTTGATCGTTTGCCGTTAAGATTTGGACCAATTGATTTTACGATCTTAGCATCGATTTTGATTTTGAATCTTGCCGTACAAGGATTGCAGCATATCGTTTTATGGATGATTACGTTCGCTATTTAG
- a CDS encoding DivIVA domain-containing protein has protein sequence MALTPLDIQNKTFPTKMRGYNQDEVDDFLDLVVRDYEEVTQRNRELEKAVKHSEEKLEYFNELKDALNQSIIVAQDTADKVKTSASKESEVIVTSAQNKADEMVANAEKRAHQLTTDAEEKARRILTDATEKARQLATETEDLKKKTRVFHQRISLMLESQLEQVKSPEWDEILQPFSSYVTDSHEVIKEVLAKQLDNENESDVHSETGVYESPVTAFDTQAIDLSIIPGEYEEE, from the coding sequence ATGGCTTTAACTCCATTAGATATTCAAAATAAAACATTCCCAACAAAAATGCGGGGATACAATCAAGACGAAGTAGATGATTTCTTAGATTTAGTCGTTCGTGATTACGAAGAAGTAACACAAAGAAATCGTGAATTAGAAAAAGCAGTAAAGCATTCGGAAGAAAAACTTGAGTACTTCAATGAATTGAAAGATGCGTTGAATCAATCGATCATTGTGGCACAAGATACAGCTGACAAAGTAAAAACAAGTGCAAGCAAAGAATCAGAAGTGATTGTTACTTCTGCACAAAACAAAGCGGACGAAATGGTCGCAAATGCTGAAAAACGTGCGCACCAATTAACTACAGATGCTGAAGAAAAAGCACGTCGTATCTTGACAGATGCGACTGAAAAAGCAAGACAATTAGCGACAGAAACAGAGGACTTGAAGAAGAAAACTCGTGTATTCCATCAACGAATCAGCTTGATGTTGGAATCTCAACTTGAACAAGTAAAAAGTCCAGAATGGGATGAGATCCTACAACCATTTTCTAGTTATGTAACAGATAGCCATGAAGTAATCAAAGAAGTTTTGGCAAAACAGCTTGACAATGAAAATGAAAGTGATGTACACTCTGAAACAGGAGTATACGAGTCTCCAGTGACTGCTTTTGATACGCAAGCAATCGATCTTTCGATCATTCCTGGAGAATACGAAGAAGAGTAG